In the genome of Hippoglossus hippoglossus isolate fHipHip1 chromosome 4, fHipHip1.pri, whole genome shotgun sequence, one region contains:
- the dock7 gene encoding dedicator of cytokinesis protein 7 isoform X20, which translates to MAERRAFAQKISRTVAAEVRKQIAGQYGGSPQLFKNLNVGTTTSNTVPLTEAVEPVDFEEYLITHPPIVESGPLRDLIEFPPDDIEVIYTPRECRTVVQAVPEEGDTDVHVRDCVRSYTEDWAIVNRKYHKLGTGFNPNTLDKQKERQKGLPKQVFEADEMPDSSSYQDDQDDLKRRSMSIDDTPRGSWACSIFDLKNSLPDALLPHLLDRAPNDEIDRHNEELRKANRHRELFALHPALDEEEPIERHCVPEVPKEHFGQRLLVKCLSLKFEIEIEPIFASLALYDVKEKKKISENFFFDLNSEQTKGLLRPHIQTAAISTLARSAIFSITYPSQDVFLVIKLEKVLQQGDIGECAEPYMVFKESDAAKNKEKLEKLRGQSEQFCQRLGRYRMPFAWTAIHLMNIVNSAGSLERDTELEMSLSERKGSWSERRNSSIMGRRSLERTTSGDESCSLTGFRPATLTITNFFKQEGDRLSDEDLYKFLADMRRPSSVLRRLRPITAQLKLDISPAPENPHYCLTPDLHQVKPYPDSRVRPTREILEFPARDVYVPNTTYRNLLYVNPQSLNFANRQGSARNITVKVQFMNGEDPNNAMPVIFGKSSCADFAKEAYTAVVYHNRSPDFHDEIKIKLPASLSDHHHILFTFYHVSCQQKQNTPLETPVGYTWIPMLQSGRLRTGHFCLPVSLEKPPQSYSVLSPDVPLPGMKWVDNHRGVFNVEVVSVSGLHTQDQYLDKFFALVHALDEHMFPVRIGDMRIMENNLEAELKSSIAALNSSQLEPVVRFLHLLLDKLVLLVVRPPVIAGQIVNLGQASFEVMASIVNRLHKYLDSSQDMHGRNSLLSSYIHYVFRLPSTDPNAPSPDTNSSSTGPGGLGGSVHYATMARSAVRPASLNLNRSRSLSNSNPDISGTPTSPDDEVRSIIGSKLFHEELALQWVVSSGSVREGALQQAWFFFELMVKSIIHHLYFTERLESPRKNRFPERFMDDITALVSTIAGDVVSRFQKDLELVERLNTSLAFFLNDLLSVMDRGFVFTLIRAYWKQVSTKLYTLQNPNLESLRLDFLRIVCSHEHYVTLNLPCSLLTPPASPSPSVSSATSQSSGFSTHVQDQKIANMFELSVPFREQHYLAGLVLSELSVILDPENEGMFGLHKKVVSVVHNLLSSHDSDPRYADPEVKARVAMLYLPLIGIIMETLPQLHDFTESHNQWGRPGCPQGAAAGSTGEEAEGEGNSIISQTVAMAIAGTSTPSPISRPSSFLLNSQASRQHGTFSAESSRSLLICLLWVLKNADEMVLQKWFTDLSVSQLNRLLDLLYLCVSCFEYKGKKAFERMNSLTFKKSKDMKAKLEEAILGSIGARQEMVRRSRGQLERSPSGSAFGSQENLRWRKDMTHWRQNSERMDKTRAELEHEALIDGNLATEANIIILDTLEIVVQTVSVTESKESILGGVLKVLLHSMACNQSALYLQHCFATQRALVSKFPELLFEEETEQCADLCLRLLRSCSSSISTIRAHASASLYLLMRQNFEIGNNFARVKMQVTMSLSSLVGTSQNFNEEFLRRSLKTILTYAEEDLELRETTFPDQVQDLVFNLHMILSDTVKMKEHQEDPEMLIDLMYRIAKGYQTSPDLRLTWLQNMAGKHSERNNHAEAAQCLVHSAALVAEYLSMLEDRKYLPVGCVTFQNISSNVLEESAVSDDVVSPDEEGICSGKYFTEIGLVGLLEQAAASFSMAGMYEAVNEVYKVLIPVHEANRDAKKLSTIHGKLQEAFGKIVHQTGKRMFGTYFRVGIYGSKFGDLDEQEFVYKEPAITKLAEISHRLEGFYGERFGEEQVEVIKDSNPVDKCKLDPNKAFIQITYVEPYFDTYEMKDRITYFDKNYNLRRFVYCTPFTLDGRAHGDLHEQYKRKTILTTSHAFPYIKTRINIIHKEEVISTPIEVAIEDMQKKTQELAFATHQDPSDAKMLQMVLQGSVGTTVNQGPLEVAQVFLSEIPSDPKLYRHHNKLRLCFKDFTKRCEDALRKNKSLIGPDQKEYQRELERNYHRLKEALQPLINRKIPQLYKPVLQVNSHRDSFSRMSLRRLDI; encoded by the exons GGACACTGATGTTCACGTCAGAGACTGTGTCAGATCCTACACAGAAGACTGGGCCATCGTCAACAGAAA ATATCACAAACTCGGTACGGGTTTCAACCCCAACACTCTGGACAAGCAGAAGGAGCGTCAGAAAGGCCTGCCCAAGCAAGTGTTCGAGGCTGATGAGATGccagacagcagcagctacCAGGACGACCAG GATGACTTGAAGCGGCGGTCGATGTCGATAGACGACACACCGCGCGGCAGCTGGGCCTGCAGCATCTTCGACTTGAAGAACTCCCTCCCCGATGCCCTCCTTCCTCACCTGCTCGACCGCGCTCCCAACGACGAGATCGACAGGCACAACGAAGAGCTTCGCAAAGCCAACCGCCACCGCGAACTCTTCGCTCTGCACCCGGCCCTCGATGAG GAAGAGCCCATTGAGCGCCACTGTGTGCCTGAAGTACCCAAAGAACACTTTGGCCAGAGGCTACTCGTCAAGTGCTTGTCCTTGAA GTTCGAGATCGAAATTGAACCCATATTTGCTAGTTTGGCCTTATACGATgtcaaggaaaagaaaaag ATATCGGAGAACTTTTTCTTTGACCTGAACTCCGAGCAGACGAAGGGGCTGCTGCGTCCACACATTCAGACAGCGGCCATCTCTACACTGGCTCGCTCGGCCATATTTTCCATTACCTATCCCTCCCAGGATGTCTTCCTCGTCATCAAG CTGGAAAAAGTTCTCCAGCAAGGTGATATCGGAGAGTGTGCCGAGCCCTACATGGTCTTCAAAGAGTCAGACGCTGCCAAG AATaaagagaagctggagaagctTCGCGGCCAGTCGGAGCAGTTCTGCCAACGGCTCGGTCGCTACCGAATGCCCTTCGCTTGGACCGCCATCCACCTGATGAACATTGTTAACAGTGCCGGCAGTTTGGAGAGAGACACGGAGCTGGAGATGAGCCTCTCAG agagaaaaggctCATGGTCAGAGCGAAGAAACTCGAGCATCATGGGAAGACGCTCCCTGGAGAGGACCACCAGTGGAGATGAGTCATGCAGTCTGACGGGCTTTAGACCTGCAACACTCACCATCACCAACTTCTTCAAACAG gagggAGACAGACTGAGCGATGAAGACTTGTACAAGTTTCTAGCAGATATGAGAAGACCCTCTTCGGTTCTGAGGAGACTCAGACCCATCACAG CCCAGTTGAAGTTGGACATTTCCCCAGCTCCAGAGAACCCCCACTATTGCTTGACCCCTGACCTCCATCAAGTTAAACCTTACCCGGACAGTAGGGTACGTCCCACCAGGGAGATCCTGGAGTTCCCTGCAAGGGATGTCTACGTGCCAAACACCACATACAG gaatCTGCTTTATGTGAACCCTCAAAGTCTTAACTTCGCCAACCGCCAAGGCTCCGCCcgcaacatcacagtgaaagtGCAATTCATGAATGGAGAGGATCCTAACAATGCAATGCCG GTGATATTTGGGAAGTCCAGTTGTGCAGATTTCGCGAAAGAGGCCTACACTGCTGTGGTGTACCATAACAG ATCACCTGACTTCCACGATGAGATCAAGATCAAGTTGCCAGCCTCCCTGTCGGACCACCACCACATTCTCTTCACCTTTTACCACGTCAGCTGCCAGCAGAAGCAGAACACACCTCTGGAGACCCCTGTGGGATACACG TGGATCCCCATGTTGCAGAGCGGGCGTCTGCGGACGGGACACTTCtgtcttcctgtgtctctgGAGAAACCACCACAATCCTACTCTGTTCTCTCCCCAGAT GTTCCTCTCCCGGGGATGAAGTGGGTGGATAACCATCGAGGAGTATTCAATGTGGAAGTGGTGTCTGTTTCAGGCTTACACACACAG GACCAGTACCTGGATAAGTTCTTTGCCTTGGTTCACGCCCTGGATGAGCACATGTTCCCAGTCAGAATAGGAGACATGCGCATCATGGAGAACAACCTGGAGGCCGAGCTCAAGTCCAGCATTGCGGCTCTAAACTCTTCCCAGCTGGAGCCGGTGGTTCGATTCCTTCACCTCCTACTGGACAAGTTGGTTTTGCTCGTAGTGCGGCCGCCGGTCATCGCTGGACAGATAG TGAATCTGGGCCAGGCATCCTTCGAGGTCATGGCATCCATAGTGAACCGGCTTCATAAGTACCTGGACAGCAGCCAGGACATGCATGGCCGCAACAGCCTGCTGTCCTCTTACATCCACTATGTCTTCCGCTTGCCGAGCACCGACCCCAACGCGCCATCGCCAG ACACCAACTCATCCTCAACAG GCCCGGGAGGGTTGGGAGGTTCGGTTCACTACGCCACCATGGCCCGCTCGGCTGTTCGACCCGCCAGCCTCAACCTCAACCGCTCCCGCAGCCTTAGCAACAGCAACCCTGACATTTCCGGGACGCCCACCTCTCCTGACGACGAGGTCCGCTCCATCATTGGCAGCAAG CTCTTCCACGAGGAGCTGGCGCTCCAGTGGGTGGTGAGCAGCGGGAGCGTCCGGGAGGGCGCTCTACAGCAGGCCTGGTTCTTCTTTGAACTCATG GTGAAGAGCATCATCCACCACCTTTACTTCACCGAGCGCCTCGAGTCGCCCAGGAAGAACCGCTTTCCAGAACGCTTtatggatgacatcacagcccTGGTCAGCACCATCGCCGGGGACGTTGTTTCTCGCTTCCAGAAG GACCTGGAGCTCGTGGAGAGACTAAACACGAGTCTGGCTTTCTTTCTCAATGACTTGCTGTCAGTGATGGACCGAGGCTTCGTCTTCACCCTCATCAGGGCATACTGGAAACAG GTGTCCACAAAGCTTTACACTCTGCAGAACCCCAACCTGGAGTCTTTGAGGCTGGATTTCTTGAGAATCGTCTGCAGCCATGAACACTATGTCACCCTCAATCTGCCTTGCAGCCTGCTGACACCGCCGGCCTCCCCTTCCCCCTCCGTGTCCTCAGCAACGTCACAG AGCTCTGGGTTCTCCACACATGTCCAGGACCAGAAGATAGCCAACATGTTTGAGCTGTCCGTCCCCTTCAGAGAGCAACACTATCTGGCTGGACTGGTGCTCTCTGAGCTGTCGGTGATACTGGACCCAGAGAATGAGGG gaTGTTTGGTCTACATAAGAAAGTCGTGAGTGTCGTCCATAACCTCCTGTCCAGCCACGACTCTGACCCCCGCTATGCAGATCCAGAGGTCAAGGCCCGGGTCGCCATGCTCTACCTGCCTCTGATCGGTATCATCATGGAAACGCTACCACAGCTCCACGACTTCACAG AGTCCCATAACCAGTGGGGTCGGCCAGGTTGTCCCCAGGGGGCAGCGGCGGGCAGCACTGGAGAGGAGGCCGAGGGAGAGGGCAACAGTATAATCAGCCAaactgttgccatggcgatAGCAGGCACTTCCACCCCATCACCAATTTCCCGACCAAGCAGCTTCTTGCTCAACTCGCAG GCGAGTCGTCAGCACGGAACCTTCTCGGCCGAATCAAGTCGCAGTCTGCTCATCTGTCTGCTGTGGGTGCTGAAGAACGCCGACGAGATGGTGTTGCAGAAGTGGTTCACAGACCTGTCGGTGTCTCAGCTCAACCGCCTGCTGGACCTTCTCTACCTCTGTGTCTCCTGCTTCGAATACAAG GGGAAGAAGGCGTTCGAGCGAATGAACAGCCTGACCTTTAAAAAGTCCAAAGACATGAAGGCCAAGCTGGAAGAGGCCATACTGGGCAGCATCGGGGCCAGACAGGAGATGGTGCGGCGCAGCCGGGGACAGCTTG AGCGGAGTCCATCTGGCAGTGCGTTTGGAAGTCAGGAGAACCTTCGATGGAGGAAGGACATGACCCACTGGAGACAAAACAGCGAGAGGATGGACAA GACCAGGGCAGAGTTGGAGCACGAAGCACTTATTGATGGAAACCTTGCAACAGAGGCCAACATAATTATTCTTGACACATTGGAGATCGTTGTGCAG ACGGTATCAGTGACTGAGTCCAAGGAGAGCATCTTGGGTGGGGTGCTGAAGGTGCTGCTGCACAGCATGGCCTGCAACCAGAGCGCCCTCTACCTCCAGCACTGTTTTGCCACACAGAGGGCGCTGGTGTCTAAG TTTCCTGAGCTGCTGTTCgaggaggagacggagcagTGCGCTGACCTGTGCCTGAGACtcctgaggagctgcagcagcagcatcagcaccatcAGGGCCCACGCCAGCgcctctctctacctcctcatGAGGCAAAACTTTGAAATAGGCAAC AATTTTGCGAGAGTAAAGATGCAGGTGACCATGTCTCTTTCCTCGCTCGTGGGAACCTCTCAGAATTTCAATGAGGAGTTCCTGCGTCGCTCTCTAAAGACCATCCTCACATACGCAGAGGAGGACCTGGAGCTGAGGGAGACCACGTTCCCAGACCAG GTCCAGGACCTTGTGTTTAACCTGCACATGATCCTCTCTGACACAGTGAAGATGAAGGAGCACCAGGAAGATCCTGAGATGCTGATAGATCTCATGTACAG GATTGCGAAGGGTTACCAGACCTCTCCAGACTTGAGACTGACATGGCTCCAGAACATGGCTGGAAAACACTCCGAGAGGAATAACCACGCCGAGGCTGCCCAGTGTCTTGTGCACAGCGCTGCTCTGGTTGCAGAATACCTGAGCATGCTGGAGGACCGCAAGTATCTGCCTGTGGGCTGCGTCACCTTCCAG AACATTTCCTCCAACGTGCTGGAGGAATCTGCAGTCTCTGATGACGTGGTGTCACCGGATGAAGAGGGCATTTGCTCAGGAAAGTACTTCACTGAGATCGGTCTGGTAGGACTCCTGGAGCAGGCTGCCGCCTCCTTCTCCATG GCTGGCATGTACGAGGCAGTAAACGAAGTATACAAGGTACTGATCCCCGTCCACGAAGCCAACAGGGATGCAAAAAAGCTGTCGACCATTCATGGTAAACTACAGGAAGCCTTTGGGAAAATAGTTCaccag ACTGGGAAGAGGATGTTTGGTACGTACTTCAGAGTCGGAATTTACGGTTCAAAATTCGGCGACTTGGACGAGCAGGAGTTTGTGTACAAAGAGCCGGCCATCACGAAGCTGGCCGAGATCTCTCACAGGCTCGAG GGTTTCTATGGGGAGCGATTTGGAGAGGAGCAGGTAGAAGTCATTAAAGACTCCAACCCGGTGGACAAGTGCAAGCTGGATCCAAACAAG GCCTTTATCCAGATCACATATGTGGAGCCGTACTTCGACACGTACGAGATGAAGGACCGCATCACCTACTTTGACAAGAACTACAACCTGCGGCGTTTTGTGTACTGCACGCCTTTCACCCTGGACGGGCGGGCGCACGGCGATCTGCACGAACAGTACAAACGCAAGACCATCCTCACCACCTCCCACGCCTTCCCTTACATCAAGACACGGATCAACATCATCCACAAAGAGGAG GTTATCTCCACACCCATCGAGGTGGCGATAGAGGACATGCAGAAGAAGACTCAGGAGTTGGCCTTCGCCACCCACCAGGACCCTTCTGATGCCAAGATGCTGCAGATGGTCCTGCAGGGATCCGTTGGTACAACGGTCAACCAG GGTCCTTTGGAGGTGGCCCAGGTTTTCCTGTCAGAAATCCCCAGTGACCCCAAACTGTACAGACACCACAATAAGCTTCGGCTCTGCTTCAAAGACTTCACCAAGAG GTGTGAAGATGCCCTGCGTAAAAACAAGAGCCTGATTGGTCCGGACCAGAAGGAGTACcagagggagctggagaggaaCTACCACCGGCTGAAGGAGGCGCTGCAGCCGCTCATCAACAGAAAGATCCCTCAGCTTTATAAACCTGTACTGCAGGTCAACTCGCACAG AGATTCCTTCAGCAGAATGAGTCTTCGTAGGCTTGACATCTGA